Sequence from the Schistocerca americana isolate TAMUIC-IGC-003095 chromosome 11, iqSchAmer2.1, whole genome shotgun sequence genome:
CAGTCCTTCTTCCTTAGGAGTTACTTATAGCCATTCGTTACTGTTTAGATGGGTCCAAAGGCTCTGATTCAGTGCGACTATTTTTCACACACAATCTTCCGGAATTTCTCTTACCGGTTGTAACAATTTGGCTTCGCATTCCTCACGGTTGAATGTCGATAGCAATGGGAATGACTGTCTGCACAGTCTTCTGTTCTTACTCAGTTCTTTACATTTTAGATCATCCGCAGAAAGCTTCGCGTACTGCCTTTTGGATTCATCTATCAGTAGAAATTCTTTCTCTGGCTGTATGTATATGTACCTTCCTTTCATATTTGGGATCTCCTTTGGTAATGGGAGAACTCTGTacaaattgaaattattattatctattaaaGGAGTATTAATTACGTACCCTAGTATGCTACCGGAAATGAAAACATCTAAATCAATTATTCTTAACAAGAGGTAGCCTGATGACTCCGTGAGAGGAACAGGAAACTTCACGTCCTTTAATTCGTCTCGTATTAAACTTAAATACTTCACAATTTGCACTGGATTAATGATGTGAGGCTGCAGTATTCCCTTTTGAGCATTTACAATGGCATTTATCATTTGCTCGTACTCTTCTTCGATTTGGCCAAACACTGCCGCTAATTGTAATACTTGTTCCGTTACAGTGGCAAAAGATGCTACTCGTTTGAAACCCGTATCTGTTTCCTTCACGTATTCCTTCATGAACCTTTCTAGTCTCTGCATGCCTGTCCTTAGAATGTGTTCATTTGATTCTAGTGTATATACTGTTCTGTTTACTCCAGCTAATGTGGCCCTTaccactgccacctgttccttagttAACCTCAGCAATCCTTCAGAGTTCCTCTCCATAGCATCTATTCTTTCTTTATAGTACGCTGCGTCTGCTTCGTCCAATGCTCCGAACAGTATCTTACTTACCTGTCCGACGAAGTTGAATACTCCTCTCTTTCTTTTGGTTTCATGTTTTGTGAGTTGCTGTACGAGTTGCTGCAGACCTGTAATCTTTTCCACATGATGTGTGACTTGCTGATCTAGTACTCTACATTCTATTAATCCTACGTTTAATTGTTTCAATGTGTCATGGCACCTCTGTACCGCTGCCTTACCGTACCTCTCTGCTTTTTGAAATCTTTCCGTTATTACATCTAAGTTAACATATGTGACTATTCTCCACGTGGTACTGTATATCTCTATTTGTCCTACGTGATCGTAATATAGTCCTGATGAACTCTGTATTGAGGTCACTTTGAAATCGTTCGTTTCATATTCTGATGCAACGAAGCTGTATGTTGTTATCACTATGCTGAGTTGCACCACTTGCCACTTGAGTGCCATACCTggaatttaaaagaactgtttcagcCTGTTGGCATGTACTTTTGTTTCCATATTTCTCTTAACTCTTATAACTACGTTAGGACCTTCCACTTTTAACACTTCAAATGGACATCTCCGTTGCGAATCTAGTTTCCGAGATCTATCACGTCTCACTGATTCGTCGTGTAATAACACCTTGTCCCCTACATTAAATTCTTTTGGGTTCTGTTTCAGATCATACTGTCCTTTACTGATTACCTTACTCCTTATAATAGAATCCCTAGCCACTCTATGGGCTTCCTGCATTCTCGCTCTTAGCTTATTGACATACGAATCATAATCGTAACTTACCTGCGGTGTTTCTTGCTGTAGTACTCCTGGTATGTTAACCTTCCTTCCGTAAATTAACTCGAATGGTGTGTAACCTGTGCTGCTGTGTGGTGTAGtgttgaacacaaaaattgcatacggcaTCCATTTGTCCCATGAACTTTGATCTCCTGTTACAAAGTGTCTGAGATATTCTACAATTGTTCTATGACTCCTTTCTAGAGCACCATTTGACTCAGGGTGGTACGCTGTGGTGTTTATACATTTTACCTTCAACAATTTACATACCCTTTTGAATACGTCACTCAGAAAATTCGATCCTTGGTCTGTTAACAAGACTGATGGAATCCCATATCTTAGTCCTATATTTTCTACAAATGCTTCCGCTACAGTTTCAGCGTCTTGCTTGTCAATAGGGACTGCTACTGTGAATTTACTCAGATCGTCCAGGAATGTTAGCATGTACTTTTTTCCTGTACTAGATACATCTAGTGGACCCACTACATCCATTGCACATTTTGCAAATACTGTTTCAGCTGTGTCTGTAATTTCTAAGGGCatccttgttttcatttgtgtatttttgttcttttGGGATGATGGACACTTCCTAATATAATTTTCAATGTCCCGCTTCATTCCGCGCCACTGCTTGTACGCTTTTATCCTCTCTAATGTCCTATGCATTCCCTGGTGCCCTCCCAAGGGATTATCGTGCATCTCCTTTAATATACTTTCCTTTTCTTCGGGGCTAATTTCCTCATTACTATTTGTTTCCCGATCTATCTCACCTGACACTTGCGCTTGCCACACGTTTacggaactctgttccgccttagcTTGTGCTACTGAGGTTCTTTCTGCCTCCATATTTCGCTTTGAACTTATCTCTTCCTTTCCTTCCTGCCTTATCTGGCTTAACGCGTCCGCATTACTGTTTAGCCTTCCTGGCTTATATACTACCTCGTAGTCGTACTCTTCAAGCTTCAGTCTCCACTTTAGGAGCCTCGAACTCGGATCCTTCACACTAAATATCCATGTTAGTGACTTATGGTCTGTCACCACTGTGAATTTTCGCCCATACACGTATGGTCTAAACTGCTTTACCGCGTACACTATAGCCAACAACTCTTTTTCCGTTGTACTATAGTTCAGTTCTGCTTTGTTCAGTGCTCTGGATGCATATGCAATCGGCAAGTCTTCGCCAATCTTTTTCCCTTGTGATAACACGGCGCCCAATGCTGCGTTACTCGCATCCGTTGTGATTATAAACGGTTTCGTAAAGTCAGGATACTGAAGTAACAGAGGATTCACTAATTTCTCTTTCAGTTCCTCGAACGCATTCTTCTGTTGTTCTCCCCATTGGTACTCTACTCCTTTCTTTAAGAGCTCATGGAGAGGTTTTgcaattttgctgaaatttgcaATGAAACATCGATAGTACCCTATCAATCCTAGAAACCCTTTCCGTTCTTTTGTTGTTCTCGGCTGTGGGAAGAACTTCACCTTCTCCACCTTTGCCATATCCGGTGACATTCCCTTGTCCGTGATACAATGACCTAGGAAGATTACCTCCTTCCTCAGGAATTCACGCTTGTCTGGTTGCAACTTCAAATTGTGCTCTCGCAACCTGTCAAATATTTCCCGGAGTTTTTCGTTATGCTCCTGCAGGTTTTTCCCATAACATACTATGTTGTCCAAATAGACAAAACATTTAACACCTTGTAAACCTGCCAATAATGTGTTCATCAGTCTCTGGAAACATCCTGGGGCTCCTTTGAGTCCCATCGGCATTATTTTGTATTCGTAATGTTGATAGTTTGAGCTGAATGTCgttttctctctgtccttctcgtcTGTCAATATTTGATGGTACCCGCTTGCGAGGTCAAGCGTCGAGAAGTACTTGGCTTGCCCTAATTGATCCAGGATATCGGAGATATTCGGTAGTGGAAATGCATCGCCTGTCGTGATGTCATTTACTTGTCGGTAGTCCACTACGATTCTCCATTTCTGTTTGCCACTGGCATCTAACTTCTTTGGAGCTAACAGTAACGGTGCGTTCCGTGCGCTCTTGCTTTCGACAATTATGTCATCCTTCAGCATCTGCTCTATTTGCTCTTTTAGCACTGCCTTTTGTGCTTCAGGGATCCTGTACGGTCTAGCGTTCACTACCTTCCCCGCGTGTTCCGGCGCAATCGGTATTCTATGTTTCACTGCAGAAGTATAGGACAGTTTGTCCCCCGGTAGATGAAATACATCTCCGTACTCCGTGCAGACCTCGGCTAGAGCGCTCTTTTCTTCGACGTTCAAATGATCCATTCTGAGTTGCCTTCGCAACACACTAGCACGACTTTCCGTCTTACCTACTGCATCAGTGCTACATTTTACTTCGCGTACTTTCGCTATTCTTTCTAATTCTTCCGTTATTAACCTGACATTTCGTAGTCGAACTCTGTCCTCTGACACGTTCAATGCACTTACTGTGCATCTCCCATTTCGCACTTTTACTAAGGACTCAGGTACGTGCACCCCTTGTGCAATCTCCTGCCTCGGTATGACCATTTCTCATTCGATTCCCCGTGGTACCTTTCCGTCCACTTTCAACAACAATATTCTTTCTTCCCgcctatttctgaatctgcttctatCTCTTGTCCCTTTGGTTCTTCCTCTACTACTAAGGGTATATCTCGCCCTTTTAGTCTTATTACTTTACCTGCATAGTCCAGCTTGATTCTATgctgtgttaagaaatttctccctATCAATCCGTCGTACGGAATGTCTAGACCTCTACCGTACACGTGAAATTTCTGTCTCACCTTTTCAGATCCGTCTATACTTAAGTTTATTTGTACCGTGCCTATTGTGCTAACGGCTTCACTCGTTACACCCTTTAACCGAAGCTTTTCTGTTTCATTGATTCCAAGTATACTCTTTACCGGAATACTCGTCCTCTTTAGCAAACACAATTGTGCTCCTGTGTGTATTAGTAACTTCAAATACTTCTTTAACTCTACGCAGTACAATATGACCACGTCGTTTTCTGTTGCACAGTCGATTACCCTCACTGTGGGTTTACCTGTCGCAACAAGGCCCGACTGCGCGGCCTTGCCGTCTCTTAGTTTCCCTGTACCACCTTGCCTGTTTTACTCGATACTGGCACCCTGCCTTTTCTCCAGGCGTGCCAGGGCCCTTCGTGGCAATCTTTCGCGTAGTGGCCCTGCCGCTTACACTTAAAACCAGGGCTTACACTTAAAACACGCAACATCTTTTACTCTTGTGCACGGAACTCCGCAGTTCCCTGGTAAATTACACTGTGGACATCTCCACTCTCGTAACCCTCCATCGGTTTCTCTGTGATTTCCTCTGAATTCCCTTACATCTATCGGGTGAACTTTTCTTAACTGCACCCGGCATTCCATGTCCGTGTGTCCCGGCTTGTCACACCCATAGCAAAAGTTTGTAAACTCTCTACCCGTCATGGCCCGTACTCTATGCTCTGGCCTGCTTTTCCTACACTTGCTGGCTATGTGACCTCTCAGCCCACAATTGAAACATTTCAACTCTTTACTTTCTCTCACGTTTTTTACAGCTTCTTTATTTCGAGTGTACGTTACCCTCGGGGCTAGTCCCCGCTCTTTCATGGACAATATCGCACTCTCCTTGTGCAGTGCCAACTCCACTGCTGCTGCCAACGTAATTTCATCGCCTCTGCTTCTCACTATTGTTTGTATTCTGTCATTACTTAACCCCTGTATAAAGCACGCTCTTCCTAAGGAATCAACTAGTTCTATCGCACctttcaagttttctctggccgtaACTCTGTTTACTGCTTCTCGAAAATCTCTCTGCATTTCATCTATTCGGCTTGCCCACATTGCTATTAGTTCCCCTTGTCCCTGTCTGGCTTGGAAAATTCTACATGCGTAGTAGTCTATAGTACGCTTACTGGCATAGTTTTCTTCTAAAACGCGTTTCACCTCTTGCCACGTACCTGTGCGTTCACGCACCTGCAATCTCGACCTGGCCTCACCGGTTATCTTTGCTTTAACGAACTTCAATAACATTTCGTGTTCCTCTGGCTTTACTAATTCAA
This genomic interval carries:
- the LOC124553404 gene encoding uncharacterized protein LOC124553404; this encodes MPLEITDTAETVFAKCAMDVVGPLDVSSTGKKYMLTFLDDLRLIECRVLDQQVTHHVEKITGLQQLVQQLTKHETKRKRGVFNFVGQVSKILFGALDEADAAYYKERIDAMERNSEGLLRLTKEQVAVVRATLAGVNRTVYTLESNEHILRTGMQRLERFMKEYVKETDTGFKRVASFATVTEQVLQLAAVFGQIEEEYEQMINAIVNAQKGILQPHIINPVQIVKYLSLIRDELKDVKFPVPLTESSGYLLLRIIDLDVFISGSILGYVINTPLIDNNNFNLYRVLPLPKEIPNMKGRYIYIQPEKEFLLIDESKRQYAKLSADDLKCKELSKNRRLCRQSFPLLSTFNREECEAKLLQPEEGLTVLCGKEPLKDLLMKGVGKISFYSKCKGYGTRVFIQTDRVIHSNITKKNIISQINLEFDCCVLNEEKKNVSMLTLDLPLEQVVTQLDDLKVAGRRLDDVQRMAERQEEELKYSRYFTHYSITTYIAIAIVIVIVITCCFSDAEPLALSDCYLSSALCRLSADRAALRRLHCFTPSLCIHEQQTRSR
- the LOC124553405 gene encoding uncharacterized protein LOC124553405 encodes the protein MPVKEALCIVSKVFEGNKKDLREFIENVDAAFELVKPEEHEMLLKFVKAKITGEARSRLQVRERTGTWQEVKRVLEENYASKRTIDYYACRIFQARQGQGELIAMWASRIDEMQRDFREAVNRVTARENLKGAIELVDSLGRACFIQGLSNDRIQTIVRSRGDEITLAAAVELALHKESAILSMKERGLAPRVTYTRNKEAVKNVRESKELKCFNCGLRGHIASKCRKSRPEHRVRAMTGREFTNFCYGCDKPGHTDMECRVQLRKVHPIDVREFRGNHRETDGGLREWRCPQCNLPGNCGVPCTRVKDVACFKCKPWF